A single genomic interval of Brevibacillus brevis harbors:
- a CDS encoding ROK family transcriptional regulator, whose product MRRTGDLKLIQELNRFIILDTIRQFGPISRSDIAKKQGISPTTVTSAVNELIRDGMVAEDGTGESKGGRKPIMVRFCPDGKFLIGVSITNTAITIAEMNLEAATKQKKIYPVKAGLVSDLIIQYVLDSIEDFLQSMDDVSRCLGISIIAPGIVDAASGVIRFNSKLRLHDVPLKDMAEERFGLKTWLDNDANAIALAEKNFGGGLNADNLLFVTVGEGVGSGLVVNGSIFRGSRGGAGEFGHTTVDRSGMRCDCGNVGCLENYVAWPAIYSGILSAVTRGKETLVMDLAGGDMTRITFDVFRKALHQGDQVCQDIVDEIASYMSIGIVNLVNLFNPSLIILGGEMIRDNQVLFERIQKQVMAQAMGTMVEGLEFRPTVLGADFEVKAAAAVLLQEVFHFSL is encoded by the coding sequence ATGCGCAGAACTGGAGATCTAAAACTAATCCAAGAGCTCAATCGCTTTATTATACTCGACACTATTCGCCAGTTTGGGCCCATCTCGCGAAGTGATATCGCCAAAAAGCAGGGCATCAGTCCAACTACAGTCACCTCGGCAGTCAATGAGCTGATCCGTGACGGTATGGTTGCAGAAGATGGAACAGGTGAGTCAAAGGGTGGCCGTAAGCCGATTATGGTTCGCTTCTGTCCAGACGGGAAGTTTTTGATTGGCGTCTCTATTACGAATACAGCGATTACGATTGCCGAAATGAATTTGGAAGCGGCTACAAAGCAAAAGAAAATCTATCCGGTAAAAGCTGGTCTGGTGAGTGATCTGATCATCCAGTATGTGCTGGATTCGATTGAGGACTTTCTCCAGTCGATGGATGATGTCAGCCGTTGTCTGGGTATTTCCATCATCGCACCAGGGATTGTCGATGCAGCGAGTGGTGTCATTCGCTTCAACTCCAAGCTGCGCTTGCATGATGTTCCGTTAAAGGACATGGCAGAAGAGCGTTTTGGGTTAAAAACATGGCTCGACAATGATGCCAATGCAATCGCCCTGGCAGAAAAAAACTTCGGCGGTGGATTAAATGCTGACAATCTCCTGTTTGTCACTGTAGGAGAAGGGGTTGGTTCGGGCCTTGTTGTAAACGGTTCCATCTTCCGCGGAAGTCGTGGTGGAGCAGGTGAATTCGGGCATACGACAGTCGATCGAAGCGGGATGCGCTGTGACTGCGGCAACGTCGGCTGTTTAGAAAACTACGTGGCGTGGCCGGCCATTTACTCAGGCATACTGTCCGCTGTTACACGCGGAAAAGAGACGCTCGTCATGGATTTGGCTGGCGGAGATATGACAAGAATCACATTTGATGTCTTTCGCAAAGCACTGCATCAAGGGGATCAAGTATGCCAAGACATCGTCGACGAAATCGCTTCGTACATGTCGATTGGCATTGTGAATCTGGTGAATTTGTTCAACCCGAGCCTAATCATTCTGGGTGGAGAAATGATCCGGGACAACCAAGTGTTGTTTGAGCGCATCCAAAAACAAGTGATGGCGCAAGCGATGGGGACGATGGTAGAAGGGCTGGAATTCCGTCCAACTGTATTGGGGGCTGATTTCGAGGTCAAGGCTGCTGCTGCTGTTTTGTTACAAGAGGTTTTTCACTTCAGCTTGTAA
- a CDS encoding ABC transporter substrate-binding protein gives MKKLVSIAMAALLVAVAGCSGGGQSSAPAGTTDSAASGEKVTLTYALWDKNQMPAIEEMAKKFNEKNPNVDIKIELTPNKQYWTKMEAAATGGTLPDIFWINGPRIIKYADNDMLLPITDQIKADGIDLNNYPKALVDLYTYDGQNYALPKDFDTIGLWYNKKLFDDAKVPYPDETWDWNKLKEVAKQLTDEKKGVWGIAAPPYGQDGFYNTIYQNGGYIISEDKKTSGYDKPETIEGLKFWTDLISEKASPTAAQLSETEATQLFESGKIAMMYNGSWMASAFHKNEYTKDKVDVTYLPKGKENTSVIHGLGNVISANTKHPKEAWEFVKFLGSKEGAEILAKSGAAIPAFNGTQDTWVQSMPNFQLKIFIDQAAAAKPYPISKDTAKWAKLETELMTKAWAGQMSVEDASKELAQKMNEMLSQE, from the coding sequence ATGAAGAAGTTGGTTTCGATTGCAATGGCTGCTCTCTTGGTAGCAGTGGCAGGATGTTCGGGCGGCGGGCAGAGCTCCGCACCAGCTGGAACGACTGACAGTGCTGCTTCAGGCGAAAAGGTAACGCTCACATATGCGTTGTGGGACAAAAACCAGATGCCTGCGATAGAGGAAATGGCGAAAAAGTTTAACGAAAAGAACCCGAACGTGGACATCAAGATCGAGCTAACGCCTAACAAGCAATACTGGACAAAGATGGAGGCAGCCGCCACGGGTGGCACCTTGCCGGACATTTTTTGGATTAATGGTCCACGTATCATTAAATACGCAGATAATGACATGCTCTTGCCGATTACTGATCAAATCAAGGCAGATGGCATCGATCTGAACAATTATCCGAAAGCTCTCGTTGATCTCTACACCTACGATGGACAAAACTACGCGCTACCGAAAGATTTCGACACCATTGGCCTTTGGTACAACAAGAAACTGTTTGACGACGCAAAAGTACCATATCCAGACGAAACCTGGGATTGGAACAAGCTAAAGGAAGTAGCAAAGCAACTGACTGATGAGAAAAAAGGCGTTTGGGGAATTGCAGCACCTCCTTATGGACAGGACGGCTTCTATAACACGATCTATCAAAACGGTGGCTATATCATTTCCGAAGACAAGAAAACGTCCGGCTATGACAAACCGGAAACGATCGAAGGCCTCAAGTTTTGGACAGACCTGATCAGCGAAAAAGCATCGCCAACAGCAGCGCAATTGTCCGAAACAGAGGCAACACAGCTATTTGAATCAGGCAAGATCGCGATGATGTACAACGGATCATGGATGGCATCCGCTTTTCATAAAAATGAGTATACAAAGGACAAAGTAGACGTGACGTATCTTCCAAAAGGGAAAGAGAACACGAGCGTCATCCACGGCTTGGGCAACGTGATTTCGGCTAATACCAAACATCCGAAGGAAGCATGGGAATTCGTGAAATTCTTGGGCTCGAAAGAAGGGGCAGAAATCCTGGCGAAATCGGGTGCTGCGATTCCGGCATTTAACGGAACACAGGATACTTGGGTACAATCCATGCCGAACTTTCAACTGAAAATTTTTATTGATCAGGCAGCTGCGGCAAAACCGTATCCGATCTCGAAGGACACGGCAAAATGGGCCAAGCTGGAAACAGAGCTCATGACCAAGGCTTGGGCTGGTCAAATGAGCGTAGAGGATGCTTCCAAAGAGCTCGCGCAAAAAATGAATGAAATGCTTAGCCAAGAATAA
- a CDS encoding carbohydrate ABC transporter permease codes for MNAMSSQLQPEMHAAVQPKTKKSLNRMKRSDWFWAYLMIAPTLIGLGVFYLWPIVQTIYLSFTKWGGFGKYKWAGLHNYELLFKDPYLWIALKNTLIYTVIAVPVGIAISIFIAVLLNQKIKGITIYRTLYFLPVVTMAAAVAMVWRWLYNADYGLINYLLGLVGIEGPRWISDPAIALYAVIIVAVWSSIGYNMVIFLAGLQGIPRSYYEAAEIDGAGPVRMFFKITLPLLTPSIFFVSITSLIGAFQVFDLIYLMLGSKMGNPATEQTQTMAYLFFTNGFESGNGGYAAAVAVVLLVMILIVTAIQMKLQKKWVHYD; via the coding sequence ATGAATGCGATGAGCAGCCAGTTGCAGCCTGAAATGCACGCCGCCGTCCAGCCAAAAACGAAGAAATCGTTGAATCGCATGAAGAGAAGTGATTGGTTCTGGGCGTATCTCATGATTGCTCCCACACTGATCGGGTTGGGTGTCTTCTACTTATGGCCGATCGTACAGACCATTTATTTGAGCTTTACCAAATGGGGAGGATTCGGCAAGTACAAGTGGGCTGGCTTACATAATTACGAATTGTTGTTCAAGGACCCTTACTTGTGGATTGCGCTGAAAAACACGTTGATTTATACAGTGATCGCAGTTCCTGTCGGTATCGCTATCTCCATTTTTATCGCTGTGCTGCTTAATCAGAAAATTAAGGGGATTACGATTTATCGCACCCTGTATTTCCTGCCCGTTGTGACGATGGCGGCAGCGGTGGCGATGGTGTGGAGATGGTTGTACAACGCTGATTACGGTCTGATCAATTATTTGTTGGGCTTGGTAGGCATTGAGGGCCCACGCTGGATATCTGATCCCGCCATTGCTTTGTATGCGGTGATTATCGTTGCCGTTTGGAGCTCCATCGGATACAACATGGTGATTTTTCTGGCTGGACTGCAAGGTATCCCGAGAAGCTATTACGAAGCGGCAGAAATTGACGGAGCGGGACCGGTTCGCATGTTTTTCAAGATTACGTTGCCGCTGTTGACTCCTTCGATCTTTTTCGTCAGTATCACTTCTTTGATTGGGGCCTTTCAAGTATTTGACCTGATTTATCTGATGCTCGGAAGCAAAATGGGCAATCCGGCAACAGAGCAAACCCAGACGATGGCGTACTTGTTCTTTACGAATGGATTTGAATCAGGGAACGGTGGCTATGCGGCCGCAGTTGCCGTCGTGCTTCTGGTGATGATCCTGATCGTCACCGCCATTCAAATGAAGTTGCAGAAAAAATGGGTTCACTATGATTAA
- a CDS encoding carbohydrate ABC transporter permease — MSVYTSRNKMGKKLLIHLLLIAGALVMVAPFVWMVLTSLKSLGESTQVPPVILPTKYQWENYTHIFEMLPFLDFYWNTVITTVAKVIGQVFLCSLAAYAFARIEFPGRNALFILFLTVLMVPGQVFLLPQFMIMKELGWLNTLTALIVPGLFSAFGTFLLRQFFMSLPKELEEAAKLDGCNHFQIYWRIMLPLAKPGLIALAIFVALWSWNDLMWPLIVNSTPDKMPLSAGLAYLTGEHTNLTNYPILMAGSVLAIWPMIIVFIFMQKHFVEGITLTGSK, encoded by the coding sequence ATGAGTGTTTATACGAGTCGGAACAAAATGGGTAAGAAGCTGTTGATTCATCTGCTGCTAATTGCAGGTGCTCTCGTGATGGTTGCGCCATTCGTCTGGATGGTTCTCACTTCGCTCAAGTCATTAGGCGAATCGACACAGGTGCCTCCAGTCATTTTGCCGACCAAGTATCAATGGGAGAATTACACCCATATTTTTGAGATGCTGCCCTTCTTGGACTTTTATTGGAATACCGTGATCACAACAGTAGCCAAGGTAATTGGACAAGTATTCCTCTGCTCACTTGCGGCGTACGCATTCGCGCGAATTGAATTTCCAGGGCGAAACGCCTTGTTCATCCTGTTCTTGACCGTTTTGATGGTGCCAGGTCAGGTGTTTCTGCTCCCGCAATTTATGATCATGAAAGAGCTTGGCTGGCTGAATACGTTGACAGCGTTAATTGTGCCGGGATTGTTCAGTGCATTCGGTACGTTTCTTCTGCGCCAATTTTTCATGTCGCTGCCAAAAGAACTGGAAGAAGCGGCGAAGCTCGATGGCTGCAACCATTTTCAGATTTACTGGAGAATTATGCTGCCGCTGGCGAAGCCCGGCTTGATTGCACTCGCCATTTTCGTAGCGTTGTGGTCTTGGAACGACCTGATGTGGCCGTTGATCGTCAACAGCACGCCTGATAAAATGCCGCTCTCCGCTGGTTTGGCGTACTTGACGGGGGAGCATACCAATTTGACGAACTACCCGATTTTGATGGCGGGCTCCGTTCTTGCGATTTGGCCGATGATCATCGTCTTTATTTTCATGCAGAAGCATTTTGTCGAGGGAATTACCCTAACTGGGTCCAAATAG
- a CDS encoding Gfo/Idh/MocA family protein gives MNHVLVIGAGTMGTVHAKSYAAMENVKLVGIVDIRSERGKELAAETKTEWFESYEEALEKLAQVDIVDVCLPTYLHKTYVKKAADAGKHVICEKPLARDKEEARFIVDYCREKNVKLFVGHVLRFFPEYEKSRQLVNDGAIGNVGVARTFRGGIFPTAWNDWYADYKNSGSLVLDMIIHDFDFLRWCFGDVERVYAKGLLGRGFARMDYALVTLRFKNGMIAHVEGSWAHEGFAMKMELAGKEGIIQYDSSKEKPLVAVNRSKQAGMSGVAVPESPLRENPYFRELKHFIECIDRDLEPLVTAEDAVKAVEIARAALVSIETGKPVTLV, from the coding sequence ATGAATCATGTTCTGGTAATCGGAGCAGGAACCATGGGGACTGTTCACGCGAAATCGTATGCTGCCATGGAAAACGTCAAGCTGGTCGGGATTGTCGATATCCGCAGCGAGAGAGGAAAAGAGCTGGCAGCCGAGACAAAAACAGAATGGTTTGAGAGCTATGAAGAGGCTTTGGAAAAATTGGCGCAGGTAGACATCGTAGACGTGTGTTTGCCTACGTACCTTCATAAAACCTATGTAAAGAAGGCTGCAGATGCAGGCAAGCATGTCATTTGTGAAAAGCCGTTGGCTCGTGATAAGGAAGAAGCTCGTTTTATCGTTGATTATTGCCGGGAGAAGAACGTCAAGCTGTTTGTCGGACACGTCCTACGCTTCTTCCCCGAATATGAAAAGTCCCGTCAGCTGGTGAATGATGGTGCGATTGGCAACGTTGGTGTGGCACGTACGTTCCGTGGTGGTATCTTCCCGACAGCGTGGAACGACTGGTACGCCGATTACAAAAACAGTGGCAGCCTTGTTTTAGATATGATCATTCACGATTTTGACTTTTTGCGTTGGTGCTTCGGGGATGTGGAGCGTGTGTACGCGAAAGGCTTGCTTGGTCGAGGTTTTGCCCGGATGGATTACGCACTGGTTACGCTTCGCTTCAAGAACGGCATGATTGCACATGTGGAAGGCTCATGGGCACATGAAGGTTTCGCGATGAAAATGGAGCTGGCAGGCAAGGAAGGCATTATTCAATACGACAGCTCGAAGGAAAAACCGCTAGTGGCGGTTAATCGCTCGAAACAAGCAGGCATGAGCGGAGTCGCAGTTCCGGAGAGTCCATTGCGTGAAAACCCGTATTTCAGAGAACTGAAGCATTTCATCGAGTGCATCGACCGTGATCTGGAACCACTCGTGACGGCAGAAGACGCCGTGAAAGCGGTAGAAATCGCTCGTGCTGCGCTTGTGTCAATCGAAACGGGCAAACCCGTAACTTTGGTGTAG